Within Montipora foliosa isolate CH-2021 chromosome 3, ASM3666993v2, whole genome shotgun sequence, the genomic segment CTTATGAAAGCGATCCATAATGTTAAAAGCAAATGTCGGCATCGTTTGCATTTGGAAGCCGGCTATCATCACTAAGGCATAGATTGGTCTCTCCCACGTCTTTTATAGCGAACAAATTGACTGAACATTTAGGAAGCGGAACTCAGTATGTAAATATGGTTTCCGTCGCATTGATAAATCACAAAAAGAGACTAAGGGATGGCAACAATATAAAGTCAAGGTTCTATGATTTTTTCACAAAGCCGGACTGATATGCAAAAACTTTGTTCGTTAAAAACTGCTTTGTATAGGGGTGAGGAAACATCATGAAGACGATTTCGTTGCGAATTTGCGGACGATATTTAACTGGGAATTTATCAGAATAGTGACTCCCAAAAggtaaaatcatttttttttaggaTATAAATAGTATCCTCTCGAGTTGACTCCgttatttgcataacaaaattGTGTGTATATTGTCCTCATTATCATCTCCGTTTGCCAGTTGTGAAGTTCGTTTACATTCGTGGATGTAGAACACACTTAAAAATCGTCTGACGGTTTGTTGTTCTAGTCTTTGCCACAATGCACGCCATTAGGAGGGGTAAGTTTGGAGCATTTTTAAGATCAACTTCCACCATCCGTGCGCCATCGGATTATTATGAAAATTCCGTAGCAAGTTCTCAGGAAGGCGAAATATGCGTGGAAATAGCTGTTGGTCCAATAGGTGAGttattctttcaattttccaATATGTCAATATACAAATTTGTCAGCGATTAGAAACCCAACCGGCAGAACAAACATTGAAGTTTATACAGTGACTAAGCAATATTTGTAGTAATGCTTGTTTGTCTACATTTCCTATCATTCCAACTGTAGTTTTAGCTTTAGTTGCGTCATTATAATTATGGTCTTTTTGTGCCGCGAGACTAGTGTGAACACATCGGTTTGGAAAATGATGTGTTTTAATATAGATACACTTACATggaattaatattttatttcgcAGCGCCATTTTCTGGTGAACGTACCGAATCTGGGTTTGCACATAAAACAACCCAAAACCAAACATGGCCGCATTATCGCGTTGTTTATGAATTCCTTTTGTCctaacaaaattcaaaatgatCGCTGAAAATCAACTGACGAAATTAAGAGAAGTGACCCTTGTACTTTGTTGTACAATTAAATTGTCCCTGAAAGGACtctatgaaataataataataataataataataataataataataataataataataataataattttttttttaaataaaaaaacctttattgaaaatcagtcagttaacacagaaattattaacaatataaaaaaaaatattctgttccaattataaaaaacagttcaagttcattgttcatttacacaagcaaacaaaaacaaaaaaacaaaaatatatgtgcacatgttattgttattattagtattaatataaataactttatttttaattcgaataaaactgtttaataataataataataataatgatgatgatgatgatgatgataataataataataataatgataatgtaatgtttaaaaaacgagcagcagtgttttatcggggtttaaaatcacgaggcgtagccgagtgtttttagacccgataaaacatgtgctgcgagttttttgaacgacttcaaaaacattccacaaagagcgtgtccctctggactcaaaacaatggttcaaattgtgagaggtgaatattagcatacaagaaaaacaagctataccttattagtattctttataaaAAGAatatactaacgaggagtgttttatcagggtatgaagctcatacacgtgacgttttatcgatgttttgataggctgttagactcatgaattattaatgagtttttaaaaataataataataatatttcatcgaggtcctttcacgggaacacatgaacccaacaaattgacctgctcccaactgtgtggcttcatatctcagtAGGTAGAGCATTGAAtcctcctgaatttttcaggtgccaGTGGGAAACaattggaggcagtgtggccgagtggttagggcgcttgccttgagatccggagatcccgggttcaagacccgctctgaccactcgttggatttgatcctggtagtccctggttcaactttcccagctgcacttgtaaatagccaactggtttgcctccggccggttgggattcttaacagttgttgttgttgtgttctgttatttcgttgattgtttcattggccctgaaaagcccctatggggagcggtcaattaagtatgtattttaTGTATTGTAGTATGTATTGTTCAGCTAAGTGCAGGATCGCTTTCCTCAATCTCGTCTACAAGCCACACTTCAAACTAGACTGAGTTGCTCATATTGCCCGGGAATACCTCGCATCTCTTTACAACTCCCAATTTCATTGGACCGGGTCAAGTATAGGATGCAGTTCTATTGTTTTCAAGATTGGGCTCCATTGTTTCCCTTGTATACTTTTTTGTCCCGTTTCCTGCACCAGCCGCGAGAACCTTTGTAATAGCTGCGCCCTGactcttgtttttattgcgCTATTAACTAGCTTTTGTTGCGTCTTTGTCATAAGGAACAGACGAGGCAACAAACAAGTTAGTCAGTGCGAGGCTTTGGGAGCACATGaagaggtccccagttcgatcctcggtgacctCCACGTCTATtccgactttcctctgatccgtgtagctataacTTTAAATTCCTGTGAAACGGAGCACCGACAGAGGGTGGGAGGTAAAGGGTGGACCTTCGGCTTCCACTGATACCAGCCTTAGGGCTGACGGAACTACTGACGAAAAATaaagagactttaccttttccTTTACCGTTTCTTTCTACACCGGAAAGATGTTTGTGGAAGGGGTCTGCTTCGGTTAAAAACATATAGCTGCTAGTCAAGTGGGTGAATAGTCTCTATAATTAAGTGAAATCGATTGCTATTGATCAATCGAAAGTTAATCGACTCTTGATCAATCGTCCTTGGAGTGTCGACACAAAAAAGTGACAACAGGCTTTCTATCTGCAAACTGACGCAGTTAAAGGAAAAATCGATCCTGAAACAAAATGAGCGTTTTTGAAGATGAAAAATCGGGCCACTGTGGCAATGATTCTTCGACAACAAATTAGTCGAATGAAAATCTGCGATATATGTAACCAAACTTTCTTCatcaattttgttgttgttgtctagtgttgttgttgtcggTGTTCCTGTACAAAAGGCGGCCAAGCTTAAGTCCCTGACTAATccaaaaaatatttgtttccgaagaaaacaatgaaaacaaacgACTACTTATTTCTAAAAGACTTTGGCTTTTCTCAGGTGATATCACCCAACCCGATGTAGAAATTGTTGGCGGTAATGACGATCCCTACATATCTGGAAATCCAGGACTTTTTATCGTGTGGATAAAACCAAATAGCGAGGCGCATCGATGTTTGAAACCCggatttaaaataataaaggtCAGTTCATAGTAAGTTGAGGGGAAACTATGGTTAGTTCGGATACAGATTCTTCTTTTGAGTCAGCTATCGCCTAAAACCGCATGCGCAAAGCAGAAATTGACTGAGTAATGCTCACACCTTTTTAATAAATAGTTGGCACCGATTccttctgttgttgttgttgctgctttTTCTAGTTGGGCCTGAGTGTCTTAATTTACTAAGAGGTTTGTGGCAGTGGAGATAAGACCACCCGAATTCTAATCCAGTCCTTGAGAGAGAGATAAGCATCGCTGTTtgtggcaaaacaaaaaaaagtctcCCATTTTAACATGCCTCTCTCTTTAAAACGTTCCGCGTCACAATTTTTGTTTGAGTAGCAAAACGCAGTTTTCAGGCTGGCGTTAACTGTTTGCCGGCGTAAATCTCTCCAATACAGCACTCTGTTACTATTTGACGTCATGTCATTTCCCCCCTTTGTAGATTAACGATGTCGATGTCAGGAATGTGACCTGTAAAGAAGCTGAAAAACTTTTTCGTTTGGCTGACGAAAAAGTACAGATACGTGCCATTCCAATGCATTTGCCTGCGGATGAGGTAAAAAAAAGCAGCCAAGTAACTGTCGAAATCTTTTAAAACACCTTTTACCCGAAATGTTCGTAACACTGCTAGTCATTTGGCTTAGTGGGAGAGCGCTTTGATAGAGCTTTGAATTGAAACGCTTATAAGTAGGAATCGTTGGTTAATCTGTAGTTGACTGAGCTTTCGAGTCTTCCCGACGAAAAACGAAAAATCGTGGGCCCCGTCGCAAAAGACCTCTTCAACTGAAGTGTGGTAGTCTTTCCTGTATGAAATATCTTGGTTGCATGGGCGAGTGAATTCAACTATTGTAGTGTATAATGTTCAACTGAAAAGTCCTCCACTTTCTCTTATTTGTTTACTCTTCAGGTTTCTTCTAATTCGAAGATTGTTGCTGTGAGTGGGGAAAAATGGAACCTGGACATCGACAGTGACTCGGGAAGAGGAACTGAAATAATGGAGAGGGATTCAACACCAAACTTGGACGAAGCCGAGAAGACAAGTATTAAATTACCAGTCGGACTGAAAGGTAAATATGGGGTGGTTTTAAAccttgaaaagaaaagagaacaaaaacgtCGTAATTGAAATTTAGTGTGAATTGAATTTCTTGACCTTTTTAAGAACACGAAATGattcaacaaaaatgttttagATAGTTTCAGTGTGTGCATGATTCTTCCTACAGTTTGTTTGCCTCTCTACTAATTATTTCCTTGTGCTGTTTCAGGGGAGTTTTTACCTCTTGACTTTGAGATAAGAGGTGGTCGAGATGAACCTTCAATTGATGGAGTAACGAGATTAGTAATAAAGGAAATCAAAGTCGGAAGTCTGTTGCACAAAAATGACGTAAAAGTCGGAGACCATATTCTCAAGGTGCGGTAGCTTTTTTTAACTCGTcgatattcttggttttcatgtgacgtcatcaaaactaaaaaataaggaattatcaatccttttcagattttagtttagttagttattagaacagttgaagacttgtcttttcacaaattttcagtttggtgGGGTGTATCGTCTTGTGATAaggcaaggttgaatttctaagcttttgcgtgacacgatgtTAAAATTGAGGTCGCGAATGCTATCATGtaagttaaaaaagtgacttgtCAGCTGAGATTTTGTAATCGGAtcagtccttgtatgagaataagtactcacataGATATTTATGAGctctcagaagacgactactggctttttatagcaaaactcgatgacatatgtttttgtcagcttccggccgccatatttgtgccccagagagggacacaaacatggcgtctccatgcaaagccttataaatttgagtaaaacatttcttcgaatatctcccgcacgaaacatcgcacagacctgaacctttgtgagtctgtttgaatattcatctttttttatctctttgattcttgacttaatttgcttaatggttttgatgatggtgtgacggtgaaaaccggcaatacaAACACTAAAGCAAAACCGCTCGTGGACGCGCATTGTGAAGTTGCCTGTGAGGTCACTACACCAGCACACGCACAAGTGTGCACGTGTCGCATAAGACACTTCGTTCTAAGCAGACAACATGAACCAAAAGTTGGTTTAAAAATGTGTACGTGAAATTTAAATTTCCAGCAGATCTGTTTcttttcatacttttaaaatcATACTTTAATAAGTGCAATCGCCTTCTTTTTAGTTGGCTTGATAAACGTGCAGCTTTCTGCAGCTCGAATGCAGCTCTGAGCTCAGTGATGGTTTCGTTGTTGAGCGTGAGGAAAAATAAAGATGACTTGACTGATTTGATTTGGTTCACATACTGACATGATGCCAAATGTCTGTTGAATACCGTCTGGCGAATTCGCCAACGCGTGACACGGCCTCAATTCTTGGCAACGTTTTCTTATCGCTTTTATATTTCTCAGGTGGAAGGAGTTGACGTTACAAATGTTCCACAACACGTGTTTTTTAACTTGCTGCGAGCAGCCAACAAAGTGGCCAAGATTCAAATCTTAAAGATTCCAGTTTCAAAGGTTTGTACTTGACAAATTGTGTGGTTAGTTGCCCGGGATATAATTTGGAGAGAAAGACACAACACAAATCCCTTGACTTTGACGATGAATTTCGCTCAGGTGGTCGAAACGTTAGTCAGTGACACCAAAAACAGTCCTTTTCAAGACAACTATCAACCAAACGAACTTACTTTTGTAAAGATATCATTGACGAAATAAACAGGAACGCCGAGGAACACAACTTTTAATACTCAGGATCAACTAACTCACATGTTACAAGATGGCGGACACAGAGATAACCGAACTAGTTCTCAGTCTCTTGGTGCAAAGCGAGGCATATTATGACAACTTTATCACGTTGAAGCTAGACCAAACTTTAGAttaatttgcatatgaatagaAATACCTCGTTCATCAAACGAAGCCGCTTTAAGAAGACAACTTGTCAACTTGACAATGGTCGGGTATTGTGAAGTTGCTCCTGAAGTTATTTTTTGAAAGGGAACATGGTTTTCCTCAAGGTCCGCAACTTTATAAACTTCGTGAAATCATCATAGCACGACAACGTGGCATCATCACAGTATTTTCACTGATCAAGTTATTGTTAGTCAATTTTGAAGGAAGTTTAGAATCGCATGTAACAAGTCTGAATCACTGGGGAGACTGGGGTGGGAAACATGAAAAGCGGGGATAAGGAACATGGGTCAAAGCCATGGTCAAAGTAAACAGGGGAACGATAagcattattattaattaattcattcattcattcactcattcaTGGCTGAAATAAAAGATTGATGAAGAAATCAAACAACTGAAGAAACGATGCTATCAAAGGCGCCATGGTAAGACTGAAATCATTTACATTCCCGCTCAATCATGTCTCTTATTCTTCTCCGTTTTCTCTTGTCTACATAGGACGATACAGAGGTTCGAGTTTATAAAGATGCAAATACTGGAGAGAATGAGGTTGTGGTTGAACTTTCAACAGGTCCAAAAGGTAAATAAGCGAGGCAGGCACTGACATTTCGGACATTTTCTGGACGTTTTCCATCTATACTGTCTTTACGTTTTCAGAGGGTACTGCCTTTGTGAAATCAAAGTACATACAATCTCACTTTTCAAACTTGTCTTTCGTCAACTTGTAGCGAGCATAGCTTTTGTGTGGTGACGGATAGCTTTGTCGCagagatcacgtgatcaaaaaaAAGCGGGCTAGACGCGGAGTAATTGCTTGAATCTTACCAAGACCAATCAGAACTTTTTACTGGCGCATTTGCTTGAAAACAAATCTTATGTCTTTCGAAATGAATTTAGAATGTATGAATGTCATATATTTCATATACGTCAAATGTTTATTCCGCAGTTTAGTGAACTGCGGAATAAACGTATGAAGTATTAGTTGCAAAGGAACCCCGAAAAGTGGacagacacgaggggtcatattgcagggacatgttgcagcgTCAAAAAGGTGTGTGGTACACACTGAGGCAATATGCATTAGGGCCGTGTAGCAGGGACAtctagcagggacaaaatctcAACATTTGCACACAcgtgaaaatgttgcgggtacatgttaTCCCATGAATGGGACACGTCACGGGCACAAAATAACGCCCaaattggtgttgcacaattataagggccgatttacaggGTACGATTTTTGCCCATCTTCCTCCTCCCAACACCCCCTCCCCTTTATACGCCTGCTACGCAGGCcagcgacaaaaatcgtactgTGTGAACCGGCCCTAAAAGTATCAGTTCCCACGAGGGAACATGTCGCTACAACATATCACTTAATTAAGCATGTACCTGCAACATTCAATCTGTGTGCACATGTTGATTTTGTCCCAGCTACATGTTCCCGCTACACGTCCTTGCTACATGTCacctcagtgtgcactacaccatttttttgtcgctgcaacatgtccctgcaacatgacccctcgtgtgtGCCCACCTTAAGGGTCGATTTACACAGTGCGATTTTTGGCgaatgcgacaagcttacgacaggcctaagATATGACTTAGATTGtcacagcgttttaaaacatgttttaaaatgctacgacatttttttctgacacATACGGCAATCGTAAACGAgttgtaggcctgtcgtaagcttgtcgcatgtgACAAAAATTTAATCGTGTAAATCGCGGGTCCTAAAGAATTCAGTCTTGAGCGGGACTCGAAGCCATGACCCTTGATTGCGCTGCATTTGCTTAATATGTTTTTCGAGGAGAGATAATGGAAGATCCTACAGGAAACTCGGGCTTCAAACTAACGGCTGTaggactcggattttttccaAGTATCCCGTGTCATTAAAGAAGAATACGTCTCTTCAATGGCATTATTTATTATCTTCTACAGGAAGACTTGGAAATCTGGGATTGAAGATCAGAGGTGGGAGAGACAGGCCGGTTGTTCCCGGTGATCCGGGAATTTTTATCACGACAGTCAGACGAGGAAGTTTACTGCATAAAGTTATCGAGCCTGGCGACAAGATATTAAATGTATTAACTGTACATTCTGTTCATAATTCGTTACTACTTTACTATTGTACAAAATGCTGTTGTCATACGTCGCTCTGTCCAAAATGACCGTACAATTGCCCTTGTCTCTTCAGAATGCGTAAGGTTTTAACGTCATTCTGACTGCGTAGTAGGCGTTTCCGAATGGCTGCAACATCTCTGGGGTCGACATTAGCTAGCTTGAAGGAAATGAACTTGGGAAAGACATTGAAGGTTTGGCAGTTCTTCAAAAAGGTGTTGCGGCCATTCGGAAACACCTACTACgcagtgccattttgaaaagaTCGAAAGGTCTTGGCAAGATCGAAGCTGGAAGGAGAGAATGGGACAAGAAACTGCGAAATGTTTTAAGCGCTGTAGACTATCACACTCTGCAAAGAGCTCTGACAGCTAACATCAACAAAGTGGTGTCACGCATCATCACACGACACGAAAAAGGCTCGAGATGCTGATCCGCAACACCGCCATTCCTTTCAAGGCCGATGATACAGTCACCAACCTCTCCTCTTGCCAGCTCTCTTCCGAGGAACTGGATGCACTGAAAAATAGTCTGACCCATTCAACCTGCCCTCCACATCTTCGCAAGTCTGACATTTATACCCACTTTAAACTCATTCACCGCTCCATTTTCAAGAATATTATCGACAAAGGACAGTCTGGAAGAATCAAAGCCGACTTTTCTCATCTTGCAAATGTTTACGTCACCTCTTATCAAC encodes:
- the LOC137998057 gene encoding uncharacterized protein, giving the protein MHAIRRGKFGAFLRSTSTIRAPSDYYENSVASSQEGEICVEIAVGPIGDITQPDVEIVGGNDDPYISGNPGLFIVWIKPNSEAHRCLKPGFKIIKINDVDVRNVTCKEAEKLFRLADEKVQIRAIPMHLPADEVSSNSKIVAVSGEKWNLDIDSDSGRGTEIMERDSTPNLDEAEKTSIKLPVGLKGEFLPLDFEIRGGRDEPSIDGVTRLVIKEIKVGSLLHKNDVKVGDHILKVEGVDVTNVPQHVFFNLLRAANKVAKIQILKIPVSKDDTEVRVYKDANTGENEVVVELSTGPKGRLGNLGLKIRGGRDRPVVPGDPGIFITTVRRGSLLHKVIEPGDKILNIDGMNTLNVPLRFALDKIRSADRRVRLHIKKAERDEDDMSERDRKKTAHRDARSFSEEQLEEFRTAFCVYDRTGSGRISLSQAMQLCCSLGYNLTAIDKDIIHTEFRLAGGERSISFLDFIAVIRKITATKQSNTDLFNAFEIFDRENKGFFNLNELEMALREMPKGHEADESEIADILALADRDGDGHVNFQEFKDLVLPLFHQY